aaaaaagaaaaaaaaaaaaaacacaatggctGAGAGAAAAGAAATATGAGTCTGACATGGGCTGTTTTAAACAGCCTATACAGACAGATGACAAAAACAAATCAATAGATAAAAACTAAGGTGTGCTTTGGATGAATACAGGAGTATATTGTCAGTGTAAATATATTGTACCATAGGAGTTAGAGAGAAAGGTATATTATACTGAACAGACATAAGGACATTAAtagcaaatacttaaaaaaaaaaatcaccagatttTTCTGGAGCTATCTCCTTGTTGCTTGCAGGTTGTTCCTCTTGTCTCACACTATTGGAGGAGACTTTTGAACAtgcaaaaaatgttgaaaagaatCAGAACATGTACTGGGCCTGTGGTACAAAAAAAATAACCGAGAACTAATATAACAATGCTTTTTTTGCTGCCCAAACTAGGGTTAACAGTGGGTTGGACATCTCTACAAAATGGACAATAAAAACAGCCTTTGATAGAAATGTGACAACATCAGTTTGATACTACATACCTATTTCATGTGTGTTTTCTGCTGAAATATTATCCAAGGTGCTGTCATTTCTCTCTGGCACAGTGTTGCCTACATTCCTCAACTCCCCATGGGTTGATAAAGCAGCAGATGGAGCAGGCAGCCCTTCTACAGGACTGGTATTTGTGGgacacaaagagtcagaagaggagaTTGCAGTAGTGACCTCTGGATCAGAATCAGCCAAGTTAGCCAATGGGGGAGTTTTGTCTCCCTCTTCAAGTTCTTTGTTTGTTTCCAAACTGTCTTCTCCTGTGCCACCTAACACATTCTTATTCACCTTTGTGAATAGGATTTGCTCAGTCTGATCCACCTTGGGCTGACCCTTAGATGATGCTAAAGAGTTCTTTATGCTATAACAAGAAGCCATGGGCTGTGATGGTATAGAAGGGCATTCTTCAGATGCTACACCCAATTGAGAACTCTGTCTAAAAGGTGTTGATGAAAGAACAACAGATGGAGACTGTGCAGGATGTGCAGTGGTCTGAGGAGGAGTAACTAGGACTGCTCGAGTTGTATGCATACTGGAAACAGTACTAGAAGGTGAAGTTGAAGAAGGTGGTCCAGCAGATAACTGAATATTCTGTGGAATATGTAAAGCCCCCACAACTGCCACAGACTGAGGAGCCATGTTTGAATTGGATGCCACTGTGGAAACTGGCAAGTTCCCTTGCTGTGATGCCTTCATGACTTGTATGATTGAAGGAGAATTGAAGAAAACTGGGGTGATAAACTGAGGGCACACAGTCGACTGAGAAGCCTGCTGCTGTCCTTCGGACACAATAACTTTGTTGCCCATGTTCTGCACATTCACCACAGTTGGCAACAATGATTGCTGCTGCAGGTGGGAAGTCATAGGGTCAGTTGTGGTAGAAGAAGTTGTGATGGGGTTTGAAGTGACAAAAACAGTTATCTGGCTCTGAGACACTGAACTGGAAACAGAGGTCTGACCAGCTGGTTGTTTCACTGCAGAAGATGGAAGGTTCAGAGACACATTTGTACTGGGTTCTATGGTATCTGTTCTAGGTTGAGCTGCATGTGGTCCCGTGTGTAAAAGCAAATTAGGTGTGGCTACAACTTCATTACTACTACTTGTATCTTCTGGTACAGGAGAAATGTCAGCAATTTTGGGATCATCTGAAAGCAGCTGTAAAGGAGGCGATTCAGTTACAGGTACTACAGAAGACTTGATGGTAAGATTGGGAGCAGCTGAATGATCCAACAATTGATTCAACGATGTTGGTGCATCTCTCATTGCTGGTGATACCATAGTCTTGATCTCTTCTGCAGAGGGAGGTTTACAGGCATCCATGAGCTGGAGTTCTTTTCTGGCCATCTCTTCAGAAGATGTCTTCAGTTCTTGCTGGGCCATAGCTTTAAGTTCTGCCTCGGTTTGCTCTTTAAAGGCAACTTGCATTGCCTGGTTGTCTGTCTCCTGCATCACTGCCGAGCTATCTTTATTCTCTTCAGTTATATTGCTTATGGCTGGAAGAGAAACCGGTGGATATGAACCAACTGGAGGTCCAGGGACTAGGGACTGCATGGAAGTTTGAGCCTGCATTGCGTTTCTTTGGGGGATTCCAGGGTTTTGTTGTGGCCCAAGCACAAACTTGTTGGCCTTTAAGTTCTGCCTGCCTGGGCTAGGGGTCGTTTTACGACTAGAAGCAGGGCTTGATCGCCTGCTGTTGCTAGGGCTTGCTCGTTTATTTCCACTACTGCCTGTCTGTTTCCCTGCCACAATGTCCATCTTGTGTGATGGGACAAAACCAGTTGGGTTGTTTACAGTCAGTCCAGGAGGAGCTTGTCCAATGGCCTTCAAGGTTGTTGGATTCAACCCTTGTTGATCAAAACCTCTGTTTAGTGTAGGCCTGGGAGGCAATGGAATATTTATCTGAGGAGGGAAGAGGCCTGCAATGGAGGCATTTAGTCTTTCTGGAGACAGGCTAATCTCAGAAGGCTCTGTACTTGGAGGACGATTATTTGGAGTTTGAGGGTAGTAAGGTCTCGGGCTTGCTCTGTTTGGAGTCTTTGGTCTTGATGTTTGTGACGGAGTTTGCACACTCGGAAAGTGGTGTCCATGAGGTCCAGGCATAGAGTTGAcatgctgctgttgctgctggggaTTGGCCCCTTGAGATAAAGTCATAGAAGAAAGATTTCCGGATTTGTTCCCAGGCATCATCAGCTGATTCTGGGAAAGAAGCATTTGAGGTGCCATGTTGTTCTGCTGTCCAGTAACTGCTGCCTGATCTGGAATATCTGCTAAAGAAGATGTTGCAGGCACCTCACCAAGTGGTGACCCTGACTGATTTCCACTGTCTGAGAATCCCATCTTCCTTCCATTATTTCCCAAAGAAACATTAGGCGCCATAGGCATCCTCTGCTTGTCTGGAGAAGGTGGAATTGAGCCAGAACCATGCACATTCACCATAACTGGCATATTGCCACCAGGCTGCATGGGCATCCTCTGAGCTTCAGAATTTAAAGATGGTCGGCGGTTAAAGTCTCCTTGTTGCCCTGGAAGCCTCACAGACTTTTGGTCATGTTGTTGCATCATCAGCATCATCATCATTTGCTGAGGAGGAGTTGGTTGTTGCGCCTGCCCTCCCAGACCTTGTGGCTGTTGCCCCAACTGTTGCATTAACTGAGAAGGGATCTGCTGTAAGGATCTTTGCTCTACTGGCTGAGGTGGGAatgctacaaaaataaaaacagatatatatattttatacattataaacaTTAGTCACTCTTCTATAACTGTAGGACTATCCAGGGCAGCAGATAAGCACTCAATCCAAATCATTCACACCTTCAGGCTGAGTCCTTAGTACATAACTAGGTTACAAATTTATAGAAACAGTGGTCACCACACAGTCACCCGGCTATTGTACCCAGGCCACAAATAAGCACTCCAAATctaaccctaactggccttcaggataCACCCCCTTGACTAATaacgttacagatatatagaaacactggtgcaacagtcaccctgctatagttccagaaccaatttcagaacattttacacagggaacAATGTACCTTCatatgtaaattataagaatgagttctgtgaccatataaaaggcacaCAGCTGGAAGCTGCCTTATACAGGGagctcggagtatcactcatgtattatacgggataatgtaccccctactgtaaattataaggatattagaagtcaccgaggagttctatgaccatataaaggcacaaggctgcaggcagagttatacagggaactctgagtatcagtcatgtattataagggataatgtaccccctactgtaattgataaggatattagaagtcattggggggttctgtgaccatatgaaaGCACAAGACTGTacgctgagttatacagggacctctgagtatcactcacatACTATAGGAAACATTTCCCCTTGCTCTGCTTATTCTAGCAAACCTACTTCTCTACCCACAAAGTttttacggtgcacacaaaatagtttttttcactcactgccacaaataaaaaaaaaaattgatggatAAGGCTACAGTTTATTATTTCCAAGATTTCTTTCATAAAAACCAAACTCTCAAActccaaaagttaaaaaaaactgttgtgtttATAAGGAATTATGGGTACAGCAGCCAGAAGCAGAAAAGGGAGCCTtatttacttatacaggtatgggaccagttatccagaaggctcaggacctgtggtcttccggataacggatttatacataatttggatcttcatacttattagaaaataatttaaaagttacataggctgattttgcttccaataaggattaattatatctcagtttggatcaagaaccattttaaaggagaaaaagccaatttttaaaaaattattatttggataaaatgggagaaggCTATAagtgctttttggataatgggtttccggataacagatcccatacccgtattgtTATGCTCTGTCTTTAAATCAATATTCCCCCAAAACAGTCGAGTCCTGTGGCTCAGCTCAATAATTTCAGTTCAGTTTGTCACAGTACAAAAAATCTGCCACAAATAGCATTTGATTTAGAATGTAAATTGAATTCCTTTTTATGCCCACTAATCCTTAAGAATATTAAGTCACTGACTGGATAAGAAGATGCCCTCTCTGTACACTGCTAGGTTAAGTTTGTTTATTTCCAccaaagctggtcatacactaaTATGCTTGTTTGgtggatctttgcctgattttgcCACCCACATACTGGCCCAAATAAGGCTGATCCAACCAGTTGGCTTCCAGGTggtatttttttaacctgctcaaGAGATATCTGGATTATTTATGGATCAATATTGGTCAGACATGCCGCTGGAGTGCCCCCATACATCATCCCTTTCTATAAGTAATAGAAGGAGAAAAGGAAAGCAAACCCTAAAAGGTGCACCTCCCCATCGTTGGATCCGATGACTCAAAGAACCAATtgaaacttaacttttattgatattaaaataaaaaccatgagtccagaaaaaattaaaatgattgttaAAAACAGGGGGATAAACGGACTGTAATTAAGTTGCACAATATATACAAGCCGTGAGGTGGAGATTAGACCAATCATAAGGTCTTGGGATAACCACGGGGCATAGATGGGGGTTAGTAACCAATTTTCTGGAAAGCAATGGGTAAAAACCCGATCCTCATAGGTTCCCTTCCTTGATTCACcatccaccccttcaccctcagtttAACCCTCCCAGTTCCTTGGAAGGGGAACAAAGTGAACgctgtaccaaaaaaaaaaaaaaaatcgtatgaaCACCAATAAGGGTGACAAGACCCATACAAATGGACTCTCTCTGCAGCACACTTCGCAGCCGTCAAAATTTAACCCTCAAACACCCCCCCCAATTCTATCAGGGAGATGTGCAGGTACAAGTGAATACTCCCAAATTCTACCCCAGCAAGGCTCCGTTGATCTccctccccttcacccacagagcgtCCCTCCCGGTATCGCCGTGGATCAAGGCCTGTAGCAAGCCGTATAAGTTTGCACCCCCTGCCTAACCAGTCTAAaaagcgcctgacgcgcgtttcacccgctcGCAGCAGGCTTTGTCAGCAAAGATAAAAAACTGTTACCTAAatatatccatttagaacagtttacagggtctgcgaacccccccccttcccagagctgcttcagaaggtgaaaaataacactttacacttcattattagaaaaacggtagaaaatagaaagtcattggaaaaagatgttatttctggtgatctatttgaaaacaactagttgtttgaaggtgaacaaccccttcaagccTCACTATagaaattgtttgtttaaatgcatTACATTTATCATTTTTGGAAATACTGAATCTTTTACAAACAGTTCAGCTGGATAACAAACTGTagccaaaccctaatttgtattttcagaaaatacatttcattagtTCTCGCAAAGAAAAAATTGCAGTTGTCCAGAGCTTTCAAGGCACATGATTTATGGGgattggattcagttcagccaaatccaaataatACAGGAACTGCTAGAATGccaccaaataccaaaccaaatccggaGTTTGTTGAAACCTGGCAGCCATTCTATAAATTAAGAATGGATCTGAACAAGGTATCGGCAACTACAGCAGACATAGAAAGTGTGCCACTAGGGATTTCTAAATGTGTTCACACAATCCCTATTAAAGTTCAAAAGAGCTGCAAGAGTCACATCTGAATAATTGGGCTGCTGTGGCTCTGAAAATAGTGATCTTTGCAAAACGAAATGTCATCCCTAATTACTGTATAATCTTAAAATCCTCTGATATTAATTTAGAGGCTTTGGCATGTGGCAAACAACCTGCCTATTATAAGTAGCCATTTGAATCTAAAATGCGTctaaaaatgtgttgttattaAATGGAATGATAATGAACACTTGGGGAGTTATGACAAAAAGGTTCTCACCCGCTGGCCTGTTAGGAAATTCAGAGAGTTTCTGTGTGGTCTCCACAGTGCTTCCTTGTTCCCCTCCTATCCCCAAAGGGTCAGGGTCTTCCATGCGGGTTTCAGCGGCactgaggggggaaaaaaaaaaaaagacatatgaaAACGTTACAAAGCTTGATCCAGTAGGGCTCCTATAATAAGTGAATTGCACAAATTCTATACTAGGAGGAATCAGGTTTTGCCACAGCAACAACATAGTCTCTACTGAAAATGGGAGTACATGGTAAGGAAAATAACATGGCAAATCTTGTGCAGCCAAAAAGCAGCAATctatataaagagaaaataaagagaattTGTCCTCATGAATAGGGTATTATTGTACTGAAGAAAGATAAAGAGTCACTGGACTCGAGATCGAAT
The Xenopus laevis strain J_2021 chromosome 9_10S, Xenopus_laevis_v10.1, whole genome shotgun sequence DNA segment above includes these coding regions:
- the ncoa6.S gene encoding nuclear receptor coactivator 6 isoform X3, translating into MASHYLPDPGESPLVSPAQLQDGDNDSGIEDELRLEQADSTIFLAFKGDIGDADFQKKLNHILNNVPNLVSMESDQLRLQKVEPWNSVRVTFNIPREAAERLRLLAQGNNQQLRDLGILSVQIEGEGAINLALPHNQGQVRMNGPVAANTAMRIDGNFAMQGGTGIIRMSSPAVAMMSQGAHVSSAVMTPGGCTELQPRTSRPPSQQADTIDPHVSGLNVQQSNHPSGSLGPQVHPMQNVVGSRPMNLANFQQFQQHTRLPQHAQISRGMRQSFSGPSQVPVPPGWNQLASGALQPPPAQAGIGTVNHGWKKSPMNTGPVQQQQFPQRPSLATVQTPSHPPPPYPFGSQQATQTHTSFPSMANQNQFSGTPIKSMQGGPSRVPTPLQQPHLTSKSPASSPSSSFQQSPPASSPTVNQVQQQAVGPRSGQATPLPQGFQQQPISSPSRGGIITQGIATGGFMMQHAPQQNQGPQAIHTGVTKRLLAGFQAGQGNANFLQGQTPPSTAGSPSNGAVLQQQGSASGQTTGGSVNGSTHSQMQVSHGGPNVMQNNLMGIHSNLNNQQAGSSGVNQVNMAGLHGQNQQANQSHLLSMQQQIISSQGQIVNLQGQAPLNTQAQQLVLSRNQLMPQGQMMVTSPGQNIGQTTQRMTPPKQMLQSHNQIMTPQGQSMMEQIIQGNNQAFSAQSQAVVMGGPNQIIRGANAGLQNAMVQFPGQVSQQGSVNNISQGVNMQGQGLRAPVPGQHLQQTHGDSATQPGSDLNSLLPDLSMPTTANMASQHMQSMAGGSGQHFPGHGLPFSSPFGQGGNGNQMGCGQNTSFPINKDVTLTSPLLVNLLQSDISAGHFGVNSKQNNSSPAKPKKKKPPRKKKNQPTEEQISAAETRMEDPDPLGIGGEQGSTVETTQKLSEFPNRPAAFPPQPVEQRSLQQIPSQLMQQLGQQPQGLGGQAQQPTPPQQMMMMLMMQQHDQKSVRLPGQQGDFNRRPSLNSEAQRMPMQPGGNMPVMVNVHGSGSIPPSPDKQRMPMAPNVSLGNNGRKMGFSDSGNQSGSPLGEVPATSSLADIPDQAAVTGQQNNMAPQMLLSQNQLMMPGNKSGNLSSMTLSQGANPQQQQQHVNSMPGPHGHHFPSVQTPSQTSRPKTPNRASPRPYYPQTPNNRPPSTEPSEISLSPERLNASIAGLFPPQINIPLPPRPTLNRGFDQQGLNPTTLKAIGQAPPGLTVNNPTGFVPSHKMDIVAGKQTGSSGNKRASPSNSRRSSPASSRKTTPSPGRQNLKANKFVLGPQQNPGIPQRNAMQAQTSMQSLVPGPPVGSYPPVSLPAISNITEENKDSSAVMQETDNQAMQVAFKEQTEAELKAMAQQELKTSSEEMARKELQLMDACKPPSAEEIKTMVSPAMRDAPTSLNQLLDHSAAPNLTIKSSVVPVTESPPLQLLSDDPKIADISPVPEDTSSSNEVVATPNLLLHTGPHAAQPRTDTIEPSTNVSLNLPSSAVKQPAGQTSVSSSVSQSQITVFVTSNPITTSSTTTDPMTSHLQQQSLLPTVVNVQNMGNKVIVSEGQQQASQSTVCPQFITPVFFNSPSIIQVMKASQQGNLPVSTVASNSNMAPQSVAVVGALHIPQNIQLSAGPPSSTSPSSTVSSMHTTRAVLVTPPQTTAHPAQSPSVVLSSTPFRQSSQLGVASEECPSIPSQPMASCYSIKNSLASSKGQPKVDQTEQILFTKVNKNVLGGTGEDSLETNKELEEGDKTPPLANLADSDPEVTTAISSSDSLCPTNTSPVEGLPAPSAALSTHGELRNVGNTVPERNDSTLDNISAENTHEIVSSNSVRQEEQPASNKEIAPEKSEVHPQDIPESEITERTKPLSRRNSKMEEPQEVSETGQRKRSARPGTASAKDSGASPAQAKRRKSK
- the ncoa6.S gene encoding nuclear receptor coactivator 6 isoform X1 codes for the protein MASHYLPDPGESPLVSPAQLQDGDNDSGIEDELRLEQADSTIFLAFKGDIGDADFQKKLNHILNNVPNLVSMESDQLRLQKVEPWNSVRVTFNIPREAAERLRLLAQGNNQQLRDLGILSVQIEGEGAINLALPHNQGQVRMNGPVAANTAMRIDGNFAMQGGTGIIRMSSPAVAMMSQGAHVSSAVMTPGGCTELQPRTSRPPSQQADTIDPHVSGLNVQQSNHPSGSLGPQVHPMQNVVGSRPMNLANFQQFQQHTRLPQHAQISRGMRQSFSGPSQVPVPPGWNQLASGALQPPPAQAGIGTVNHGWKKSPMNTGPVQQQQFPQRPSLATVQTPSHPPPPYPFGSQQATQTHTSFPSMANQNQFSGTPIKSMQGGPSRVPTPLQQPHLTSKSPASSPSSSFQQSPPASSPTVNQVQQQAVGPRSGQATPLPQGFQQQPISSPSRGGIITQGIATGGFMMQHAPQQNQGPQAIHTGVTKRLLAGFQAGQGNANFLQGQTPPSTAGSPSNGAVLQQQGSASGQTTAGGSVNGSTHSQMQVSHGGPNVMQNNLMGIHSNLNNQQAGSSGVNQVNMAGLHGQNQQANQSHLLSMQQQIISSQGQIVNLQGQAPLNTQAQQLVLSRNQLMPQGQMMVTSPGQNIGQTTQRMTPPKQMLQSHNQIMTPQGQSMMEQIIQGNNQAFSAQSQAVVMGGPNQIIRGANAGLQNAMVQFPGQVSQQGSVNNISQGVNMQGQGLRAPVPGQHLQQTHGDSATQPGSDLNSLLPDLSMPTTANMASQHMQSMAGGSGQHFPGHGLPFSSPFGQGGNGNQMGCGQNTSFPINKDVTLTSPLLVNLLQSDISAGHFGVNSKQNNSSPAKPKKKKPPRKKKNQPTEEQISAAETRMEDPDPLGIGGEQGSTVETTQKLSEFPNRPAAFPPQPVEQRSLQQIPSQLMQQLGQQPQGLGGQAQQPTPPQQMMMMLMMQQHDQKSVRLPGQQGDFNRRPSLNSEAQRMPMQPGGNMPVMVNVHGSGSIPPSPDKQRMPMAPNVSLGNNGRKMGFSDSGNQSGSPLGEVPATSSLADIPDQAAVTGQQNNMAPQMLLSQNQLMMPGNKSGNLSSMTLSQGANPQQQQQHVNSMPGPHGHHFPSVQTPSQTSRPKTPNRASPRPYYPQTPNNRPPSTEPSEISLSPERLNASIAGLFPPQINIPLPPRPTLNRGFDQQGLNPTTLKAIGQAPPGLTVNNPTGFVPSHKMDIVAGKQTGSSGNKRASPSNSRRSSPASSRKTTPSPGRQNLKANKFVLGPQQNPGIPQRNAMQAQTSMQSLVPGPPVGSYPPVSLPAISNITEENKDSSAVMQETDNQAMQVAFKEQTEAELKAMAQQELKTSSEEMARKELQLMDACKPPSAEEIKTMVSPAMRDAPTSLNQLLDHSAAPNLTIKSSVVPVTESPPLQLLSDDPKIADISPVPEDTSSSNEVVATPNLLLHTGPHAAQPRTDTIEPSTNVSLNLPSSAVKQPAGQTSVSSSVSQSQITVFVTSNPITTSSTTTDPMTSHLQQQSLLPTVVNVQNMGNKVIVSEGQQQASQSTVCPQFITPVFFNSPSIIQVMKASQQGNLPVSTVASNSNMAPQSVAVVGALHIPQNIQLSAGPPSSTSPSSTVSSMHTTRAVLVTPPQTTAHPAQSPSVVLSSTPFRQSSQLGVASEECPSIPSQPMASCYSIKNSLASSKGQPKVDQTEQILFTKVNKNVLGGTGEDSLETNKELEEGDKTPPLANLADSDPEVTTAISSSDSLCPTNTSPVEGLPAPSAALSTHGELRNVGNTVPERNDSTLDNISAENTHEIVSSNSVRQEEQPASNKEIAPEKSEVHPQDIPESEITERTKPLSRRNSKMEEPQEVSETGQRKRSARPGTASAKDSGASPAQAKRRKSK
- the ncoa6.S gene encoding nuclear receptor coactivator 6 isoform X5, whose translation is MASHYLPDPGESPLVSPAQLQDGDNDSGIEDELRLEQADSTIFLAFKGDIGDADFQKKLNHILNNVPNLVSMESDQLRLQKVEPWNSVRVTFNIPREAAERLRLLAQGNNQQLRDLGILSVQIEGEGAINLALPHNQGQVRMNGPVAANTAMRIDGNFAMQGGTGIIRMSSPAVAMMSQGAHVSSAVMTPGGCTELQPRTSRPPSQQADTIDPHVSGLNVQQSNHPSGSLGPQVHPMQNVVGSRPMNLANFQQFQQHTRLPQHAQISRGMRQSFSGPSQVPVPPGWNQLASGALQPPPAQAGIGTVNHGWKKSPMNTGPVQQQQFPQRPSLATVQTPSHPPPPYPFGSQQATQTHTSFPSMANQNQFSGTPIKSMQGGPSRVPTPLQQPHLTSKSPASSPSSSFQQSPPASSPTVNQVQQQAVGPRSGQATPLPQGFQQQPISSPSRGGIITQGIATGGFMMQHAPQQNQGPQAIHTGVTKRLLAGFQAGQGNANFLQGQTPPSTAGSPSNGAVLQQQGSASGQTTAGGSVNGSTHSQMQVSHGGPNVMQNNLMGIHSNLNNQQAGSSGVNQVNMAGLHGQNQQANQSHLLSMQQQIISSQGQIVNLQGQAPLNTQAQQLVLSRNQLMPQGQMMVTSPGQNIGQTTQRMTPPKQMLQSHNQIMTPQGQSMMEQIIQGNNQAFSAQSQAVVMGGPNQIIRGANAGLQNAMVQFPGQVSQQGSVNNISQGVNMQGQGLRAPVPGQHLQQTHGDSATQPGSDLNSLLPDLSMPTTANMASQHMQSMAGGSGQHFPGHGLPFSSPFGQGGNGNQMGCGQNTSFPINKDVTLTSPLLVNLLQSDISAGHFGVNSKQNNSSPAKPKKKKPPRKKKNQPTEEQISAAETRMEDPDPLGIGGEQGSTVETTQKLSEFPNRPAAFPPQPVEQRSLQQIPSQLMQQLGQQPQGLGGQAQQPTPPQQMMMMLMMQQHDQKSVRLPGQQGDFNRRPSLNSEAQRMPMQPGGNMPVMVNVHGSGSIPPSPDKQRMPMAPNVSLGNNGRKMGFSDSGNQSGSPLGEVPATSSLADIPDQAAVTGQQNNMAPQMLLSQNQLMMPGNKSGNLSSMTLSQGANPQQQQQHVNSMPGPHGHHFPSVQTPSQTSRPKTPNRASPRPYYPQTPNNRPPSTEPSEISLSPERLNASIAGLFPPQINIPLPPRPTLNRGFDQQGLNPTTLKAIGQAPPGLTVNNPTGFVPSHKMDIVAGKQTGSSGNKRASPSNSRRSSPASSRKTTPSPGRQNLKANKFVLGPQQNPGIPQRNAMQAQTSMQSLVPGPPVGSYPPVSLPAISNITEENKDSSAVMQETDNQAMQVAFKEQTEAELKAMAQQELKTSSEEMARKELQLMDACKPPSAEEIKTMVSPAMRDAPTSLNQLLDHSAAPNLTIKSSVVPVTESPPLQLLSDDPKIADISPVPEDTSSSNEVVATPNLLLHTGPHAAQPRTDTIEPSTNVSLNLPSSAVKQPAGQTSVSSSVSQSQITVFVTSNPITTSSTTTDPMTSHLQQQSLLPTVVNVQNMGNKVIVSEGQQQASQSTVCPQFITPVFFNSPSIIQVMKASQQGNLPVSTVASNSNMAPQSVAVVGALHIPQNIQLSAGPPSSTSPSSTVSSMHTTRAVLVTPPQTTAHPAQSPSVVLSSTPFRQSSQLGVASEECPSIPSQPMASCYSIKNSLASSKGQPKVDQTEQILFTKVNKNVLGGTGEDSLETNKELEEGDKTPPLANLADSDPEVTTAISSSDSLCPTNTSPVEGLPAPSAALSTHGELRNVGNTVPERNDSTLDNISAENTHEIVSSNSVRQEEQPASNKEIAPEKSEVHPQDIPESSARSLKFLLLF
- the ncoa6.S gene encoding nuclear receptor coactivator 6 isoform X7 — encoded protein: MASHYLPDPGESPLVSPAQLQDGDNDSGIEDELRLEQADSTIFLAFKGDIGDADFQKKLNHILNNVPNLVSMESDQLRLQKVEPWNSVRVTFNIPREAAERLRLLAQGNNQQLRDLGILSVQIEGEGAINLALPHNQGQVRMNGPVAANTAMRIDGNFAMQGGTGIIRMSSPAVAMMSQGAHVSSAVMTPGGCTELQPRTSRPPSQQDTIDPHVSGLNVQQSNHPSGSLGPQVHPMQNVVGSRPMNLANFQQFQQHTRLPQHAQISRGMRQSFSGPSQVPVPPGWNQLASGALQPPPAQAGIGTVNHGWKKSPMNTGPVQQQQFPQRPSLATVQTPSHPPPPYPFGSQQATQTHTSFPSMANQNQFSGTPIKSMQGGPSRVPTPLQQPHLTSKSPASSPSSSFQQSPPASSPTVNQVQQQAVGPRSGQATPLPQGFQQQPISSPSRGGIITQGIATGGFMMQHAPQQNQGPQAIHTGVTKRLLAGFQAGQGNANFLQGQTPPSTAGSPSNGAVLQQQGSASGQTTGGSVNGSTHSQMQVSHGGPNVMQNNLMGIHSNLNNQQAGSSGVNQVNMAGLHGQNQQANQSHLLSMQQQIISSQGQIVNLQGQAPLNTQAQQLVLSRNQLMPQGQMMVTSPGQNIGQTTQRMTPPKQMLQSHNQIMTPQGQSMMEQIIQGNNQAFSAQSQAVVMGGPNQIIRGANAGLQNAMVQFPGQVSQQGSVNNISQGVNMQGQGLRAPVPGQHLQQTHGDSATQPGSDLNSLLPDLSMPTTANMASQHMQSMAGGSGQHFPGHGLPFSSPFGQGGNGNQMGCGQNTSFPINKDVTLTSPLLVNLLQSDISAGHFGVNSKQNNSSPAKPKKKKPPRKKKNQPTEEQISAAETRMEDPDPLGIGGEQGSTVETTQKLSEFPNRPAAFPPQPVEQRSLQQIPSQLMQQLGQQPQGLGGQAQQPTPPQQMMMMLMMQQHDQKSVRLPGQQGDFNRRPSLNSEAQRMPMQPGGNMPVMVNVHGSGSIPPSPDKQRMPMAPNVSLGNNGRKMGFSDSGNQSGSPLGEVPATSSLADIPDQAAVTGQQNNMAPQMLLSQNQLMMPGNKSGNLSSMTLSQGANPQQQQQHVNSMPGPHGHHFPSVQTPSQTSRPKTPNRASPRPYYPQTPNNRPPSTEPSEISLSPERLNASIAGLFPPQINIPLPPRPTLNRGFDQQGLNPTTLKAIGQAPPGLTVNNPTGFVPSHKMDIVAGKQTGSSGNKRASPSNSRRSSPASSRKTTPSPGRQNLKANKFVLGPQQNPGIPQRNAMQAQTSMQSLVPGPPVGSYPPVSLPAISNITEENKDSSAVMQETDNQAMQVAFKEQTEAELKAMAQQELKTSSEEMARKELQLMDACKPPSAEEIKTMVSPAMRDAPTSLNQLLDHSAAPNLTIKSSVVPVTESPPLQLLSDDPKIADISPVPEDTSSSNEVVATPNLLLHTGPHAAQPRTDTIEPSTNVSLNLPSSAVKQPAGQTSVSSSVSQSQITVFVTSNPITTSSTTTDPMTSHLQQQSLLPTVVNVQNMGNKVIVSEGQQQASQSTVCPQFITPVFFNSPSIIQVMKASQQGNLPVSTVASNSNMAPQSVAVVGALHIPQNIQLSAGPPSSTSPSSTVSSMHTTRAVLVTPPQTTAHPAQSPSVVLSSTPFRQSSQLGVASEECPSIPSQPMASCYSIKNSLASSKGQPKVDQTEQILFTKVNKNVLGGTGEDSLETNKELEEGDKTPPLANLADSDPEVTTAISSSDSLCPTNTSPVEGLPAPSAALSTHGELRNVGNTVPERNDSTLDNISAENTHEIVSSNSVRQEEQPASNKEIAPEKSEVHPQDIPESEITERTKPLSRRNSKMEEPQEVSETGQRKRSARPGTASAKDSGASPAQAKRRKSK